From Daucus carota subsp. sativus chromosome 6, DH1 v3.0, whole genome shotgun sequence, the proteins below share one genomic window:
- the LOC108227672 gene encoding uncharacterized protein LOC108227672 isoform X2, whose translation MDAFMDHYEVLGLPSGEEGAKLSEQEIKKAYRSRAKQLHPDKRPDDPNAHPNFLALHASYEFLMDKKSRQKFHQDEKKREENKRKLQQQNPYKRDRNTDVDERERAGRAARYKASAACKEEELIRRRNEEVIAALRRDAAASKVRAVDVAGSGLNGEGEKEAASSQCPCGHCRGNWPDREFSGSSLGGGDGGFEARLNSFLTKKDHCVPRYLLPLHDVHIDNTYAKDLETSPSLIQERHVNSVLAKIAYEQCLCGCVYRLQVCYFNFIVK comes from the exons ATGGATGCGTTTATGGACCATTACGAAGTCCTAGGGTTACCTAGCGGTGAAGAAGGAGCGAAACTCTCAGAACAAGAAATTAAAAAAGCCTATCGATCGAGGGCCAAGCAGTTGCATCCAGACAAGAGGCCTGATGATCCCAACGCTCATCCTAATTTTCTCGCGCTCCATGCATCGTACGAATTTCTCATGGATAAAAAATCTAGACAAAAATTTCATCAAGATGAAAAGAAGCGGGAGGAAAACAAGAGGAAATTGCAGCAACAAAATCCTTATAAGCGTGATCGAAACACGGATGTGGATGAAAGAGAGCGAGCAGGACGTGCTGCGCGTTATAAGGCAAGTGCAGCTTGTAAAGAGGAGGAATTGATTCGGAGGAGAAACGAGGAAGTGATTGCAGCATTGAGACGTGATGCAGCAGCTAGTAAAGTGCGAGCAGTGGATGTAGCAGGTTCGGGATTGAACGGAGAGGGGGAGAAAGAGGCGGCTTCGAGTCAGTGTCCTTGTGGACATTGTAGGGGGAATTGGCCGGATAGGGAATTTAGTGGTAGCAGTCTCGGTGGTGGTGATGGTGGATTCGAGGCACGCCTGAATTCATTCTTGACAAAG AAAGACCACTGTGTACCCAGGTACTTGTTGCCACTGCATGACGTGCACATTGACAATACTTATGCTAAAGATTTGGAGACATCTCCCTCACTGATACAAGAAAGACATGTAAACTCAGTTTTGGCCAAAATAGCATATGAACAATGCTTGTGCGGTTGTGTCTACAGGCTACAAGTCtgctattttaattttatagttaAATGA
- the LOC108226348 gene encoding mechanosensitive ion channel protein 3, chloroplastic produces MAASTSLLLLREVNARCTYNGRRHKSQYKGAIKKDPFHLFSITLSSHASLQDAWSIHLVNSVQRHQSPVLSRYNVFFCRSTLTPSKGHEIPLVKTIAELTRSCNAFPQGSLVLQLIPAIGVLAFAAWGLVPLVRLCLVLFQKKDITWKNSSAHYVLTSYVRPLLLWSGAALICRVLDPVILPSVASQAVKQRLLNFVQSLSAVLAFAYCFSSLIQQTQKFFTETKDFSDERDMGFEFAGKAVYTAVWVAGVSLFMELLGFSTQKWLTAGGLGTVLITLAGREIFTNFLSSVMIHASRPFVLNEWIQTKIGGYEVSGTVEHIGWWSPTIIRADDREAVHIPNHKFTVNVVRNLTQKTHWRVKTHLAISHLDVNKINNIVADMRKVLAKNPQVEQQKLHRRIFLDNIDPENQALRIMVSCFVKTSRFEEYMCVKEAILLDLLRVISHHHARLATPIRTVLKTYGEAEAERSPFSDLYTRPRAAANPPFLLIEPSKINSDEKSKVSAQSDSNLDIKDGSGLNNLETDVKDASASPSSSNPHIKVNEVAPSNSEILTATPVESLSDNSKKSIKYPGDVLSSTSGDHVSSGESSSVNTSSVSQEPGRQNSPAKPLKPDVERSVSVLEDNILLGVALDGSKRTLPIDDEDISHSSITEEPSELATRRKGNGTTTLSKGNKDDPTPSRTTDQLEKD; encoded by the exons ATGGCAGCATCCACTTCCCTACTACTGTTGCGGGAAGTAAATGCTCGTTGTACCTATAATGGACGACGACATAAAAGCCAGTACAAG GGAGCAATTAAGAAGGATCCTTTCCATTTATTCAGCATCACTCTTTCCTCCCATGCTTCG TTACAAGATGCTTGGAGTATTCATCTAGTGAACTCTGTTCAACGACATCAAAGTCCTGTACTTTCTAGATATAATGTCTTCTTTTGCCGGTCCACTCTTACACCATCTAAAGGACATGAAATTCCTCTTGTGAAAACAATTGCCGAGCTGACAAG gTCATGCAATGCTTTTCCTCAAGGGTCTCTTGTGCTTCAGTTAATACCAGCAATTGGTGTTCTTGCTTTTGCTGCATGGGGACTTGTTCCACTGGTTAGATTATGCCTAGTTCTTTTCCAG AAAAAAGATATTACTTGGAAAAATAGTAGCGCACACTATGTTTTGACTTCGTATGTTCGACCTTTGCTTCTATGGTCTGGTGCAGCACTCATTTGCAG AGTATTGGATCCTGTCATTCTACCTTCAGTAGCAAGCCAGGCCGTCAAGCAAAGACTTCTAAATTTTGTACAATCATTATCTGCTGTGCTGGCTTTCGCCTATTGTTTTTCAAG CTTGATTCAACAAACACAGAAGTTTTTCACGGAGACAAAAGATTTTAGTGATGAAAGAGAT aTGGGTTTTGAATTTGCTGGAAAAGCTGTTTATACTGCTGTATGGGTTGCTGGCGTTTCATTGTTTATGGAGTTGCTCGGGTTCTCTACACAAAAATGGCTCACTGCCGGGGGGCTTGGCACTGTGTTGATCACTCTTGCTGGACGTGAG ATCTTTACAAATTTTCTTTCAAGTGTAATGATCCATGCATCAAGACCATTTGTACTAAATGAATGGATTCAGACAAAAATTGGGGGCTACGAAGTTTCTGGTACAGTTGAG CATATAGGCTGGTGGTCGCCAACAATTATAAGAGCTGATGATCGGGAAGCAGTTCACATTCCAAACCATAAATTCACTGTGAATGTCGTGAGGAATCTTACTCAAAAAACTCATTGGCGCGTCAAAACTCACCTCGCTATTAGTCACCTGGATGTCAACAAGATAAAT AACATAGTAGCAGATATGCGCAAGGTTTTGGCTAAAAATCCACAAGTAGAGCAGCAAAAATTGCATCGACGAATATTTTTAGACAATATTGATCCAGAAAATCAAGCCCTTCGA ATTATGGTGTCTTGCTTTGTAAAAACCTCACGCTTTGAAGAGTACATGTGTGTCAAG GAAGCTATATTGCTAGATCTCCTTAGAGTTATCAGTCATCATCATGCCCGCCTTGCTACGCCTATTCGTACAGTGCTGAAAACATATGGTGAGGCTGAAGCAGAACGTTCACCATTTTCTGACTTGTACACACGTCCCAGAGCTGCTGCAAACCCCCCATTCCTGCTAATTGAGCCTTCTAAAATCAACAGTGATGAGAAAAGTAAGGTTTCAGCTCAGTCAGACTCGAACCTAGACATCAAGGACGGATCAGGTCTAAATAATTTGGAAACAGATGTTAAGGATGCATCAGCATCTCCCTCTTCTTCCAACCCGCACATAAAGGTTAACGAAGTAGCACCATCAAATAGTGAGATCTTAACTGCTACACCTGTGGAATCCCTGTCGGATAATTCCAAGAAAAGTATCAAATATCCTGGTGATGTATTGAGTAGTACTTCAGGAGACCATGTATCATCAGGTGAATCATCTTCTGTAAACACTTCTAGTGTTTCTCAAGAACCAGGGAGACAGAATTCTCCTGCAAAACCCCTAAAGCCAGATGTCGAGAGGTCTGTTTCTGTATTAGAAGACAACATACTACTCGGTGTCGCTTTGGATGGCTCAAAAAGGACACTCCCAATTGACGATGAAGATATTTCTCACTCTTCTATAACCGAGGAACCGAGTGAGCTGGCTACACGACGCAAAGGGAATGGCACTACAACCCTGAGCAAAGGAAACAAAGATGATCCGACGCCTTCGCGCACCACAGATCAGCTGGAGAAAGATTGA
- the LOC108227672 gene encoding uncharacterized protein LOC108227672 isoform X1 — translation MDAFMDHYEVLGLPSGEEGAKLSEQEIKKAYRSRAKQLHPDKRPDDPNAHPNFLALHASYEFLMDKKSRQKFHQDEKKREENKRKLQQQNPYKRDRNTDVDERERAGRAARYKASAACKEEELIRRRNEEVIAALRRDAAASKVRAVDVAGSGLNGEGEKEAASSQCPCGHCRGNWPDREFSGSSLGGGDGGFEARLNSFLTKVRRKDHCVPRYLLPLHDVHIDNTYAKDLETSPSLIQERHVNSVLAKIAYEQCLCGCVYRLQVCYFNFIVK, via the exons ATGGATGCGTTTATGGACCATTACGAAGTCCTAGGGTTACCTAGCGGTGAAGAAGGAGCGAAACTCTCAGAACAAGAAATTAAAAAAGCCTATCGATCGAGGGCCAAGCAGTTGCATCCAGACAAGAGGCCTGATGATCCCAACGCTCATCCTAATTTTCTCGCGCTCCATGCATCGTACGAATTTCTCATGGATAAAAAATCTAGACAAAAATTTCATCAAGATGAAAAGAAGCGGGAGGAAAACAAGAGGAAATTGCAGCAACAAAATCCTTATAAGCGTGATCGAAACACGGATGTGGATGAAAGAGAGCGAGCAGGACGTGCTGCGCGTTATAAGGCAAGTGCAGCTTGTAAAGAGGAGGAATTGATTCGGAGGAGAAACGAGGAAGTGATTGCAGCATTGAGACGTGATGCAGCAGCTAGTAAAGTGCGAGCAGTGGATGTAGCAGGTTCGGGATTGAACGGAGAGGGGGAGAAAGAGGCGGCTTCGAGTCAGTGTCCTTGTGGACATTGTAGGGGGAATTGGCCGGATAGGGAATTTAGTGGTAGCAGTCTCGGTGGTGGTGATGGTGGATTCGAGGCACGCCTGAATTCATTCTTGACAAAGGTCCGCAGG AAAGACCACTGTGTACCCAGGTACTTGTTGCCACTGCATGACGTGCACATTGACAATACTTATGCTAAAGATTTGGAGACATCTCCCTCACTGATACAAGAAAGACATGTAAACTCAGTTTTGGCCAAAATAGCATATGAACAATGCTTGTGCGGTTGTGTCTACAGGCTACAAGTCtgctattttaattttatagttaAATGA